A stretch of the Zeugodacus cucurbitae isolate PBARC_wt_2022May chromosome 6, idZeuCucr1.2, whole genome shotgun sequence genome encodes the following:
- the LOC105221474 gene encoding paired box pox-neuro protein, giving the protein MPHTGQAGVNQLGGVFVNGRPLPDCVRRRIVELALCGVRPCDISRQLLVSHGCVSKILTRFYETGSIRPGSIGGSKTKQVATPTVVKKIIRLKEENSGMFAWEIREQLQQQRICDPSSVPSISSINRILRNSGLWTDEMTSSQQNAAAAAAAAQQMSTVAYSTQAHLYANSAAAAAAAAAAGSSNAPGCPPSADGARVPTATLVHRSALPPLRAAHHAHPSSHLAGTSAHPHVAAPHPLSLPAQFRYNSAAAAAAAAAAVAANENARGNVSAATQEARLMATASVGDMPIKPEPKHPATAHMAALSAAGSSSSALAQLSATVSSAVSGQLSAQDLTYTALHKHWLWHPSLLYYSTQHAQAATQFLPYAQAQCPAYFHAGGSGSSSSGIGSTLSIDLVTHSASDAVSDCDSGKSSPATSLNAAPTAGSLSGRESAQGNVTNCRKRNPYSIEELLKKPEKRMRLQGGDGSPRKEDESSDSSVSSSASSRSSCYDDSCDETRSQKTEPLAADDCNDNVEVVN; this is encoded by the exons ATGCCACATACAG GACAAGCTGGCGTTAATCAACTGGGCGGCGTTTTCGTCAATGGCCGACCCTTGCCCGACTGTGTGCGCCGTCGCATTGTCGAGTTGGCTCTATGCGGTGTACGACCTTGCGATATATCACGACAATTATTGGTCTCACATG GTTGCGTTTCCAAGATATTAACGCGCTTCTATGAAACTGGTTCTATACGACCGGGATCGATTGGCGGCAGCAAGACCAAG CAAGTAGCCACGCCCACCGTGGTCAAGAAAATCATACGCTTGAAGGAGGAGAACAGCGGCATGTTTGCTTGGGAGATACGCGAGCaattgcagcaacaacgcaTTTGTGATCCCTCTTCGGTGCCCTCCATCAGTTCCATCAACAGAATATTGCGCAATAGCGGTCTGTGGACCGATGAGATGACATCGAGTCAGCAAAatgccgccgctgctgctgctgccgcacaGCAAATGTCAACGGTTGCCTATTCAACGCAAGCTCATCTCTATGCGAATAGCGCTGCCGCCGCGgccgccgctgccgctgctggcAGTAGTAATGCGCCGGGCTGTCCACCCTCAGCCGACGGCGCTAGAGTTCCCACAGCCACTTTAGTACATCGCTCAGCGTTACCACCTTTGCGCGCAGCTCACCATGCACATCCCTCTTCGCATCTCGCCGGCACCAGCGCTCATCCGCATGTTGCTGCACCGCATCCGCTCAGTTTGCCTGCACAATTCCGTTATAACTCCgccgcagctgctgctgctgccgctgcagcGGTAGCGGCCAACGAGAATGCTAGAGGAAATGTCAGCGCAGCAACGCAGGAGGCGCGCTTAATGGCAACCGCCAGTGTCGGTGATATGCCCATCAAACCGGAACCAAAGCATCCAGCCACTGCGCATATGGCAGCATTGAGTGCCGCTGGTAGCAGCAGTTCGGCACTTGCACAACTCTCAGCTACGGTTTCCTCGGCGGTGTCGGGTCAACTCAGCGCACAGGATCTCACCTACACAGCATTGCACAAGCACTGGCTGTGGCATCCCTCGCTACTCTACTACTCCACGCAGCATGCACAGGCTGCCACCCAATTTCTACCATACGCTCAAGCTCAGTGTCCGGCGTATTTCCACGCCGgtggcagtggcagcagcagcagcggtatAGGCAGCACGCTCAGCATCGACTTGGTAACGCACAGTGCCAGCGATGCGGTTAGTGACTGTGATTCTGGAAAGTCTTCGCCAGCGACCTCACTGAACGCTGCACCCACCGCAGGCTCCCTAAGCGGCCGTGAGTCGGCGCAAGGCAACGTAACCAACTGTCGCAAGCGCAATCCTTACTCCATTGAGGAACTGTTGAAAAAGCCGGAGAAGCGCATGCGTCTGCAAGGCGGTGATGGCAGTCCACGCAAGGAGGACGAATCCAGTGACAGCAGCGTCAGCTCGAGCGCCAGTAGCCGCAGCAGCTGCTATGATGACAGCTGTGATGAGACGCGCAGTCAAAAGACCGAACCGCTGGCCGCTGACGACTGCAATGATAATGTAGAGGTTGTGAATTAA